From a region of the Gossypium raimondii isolate GPD5lz chromosome 10, ASM2569854v1, whole genome shotgun sequence genome:
- the LOC105778212 gene encoding probable auxin efflux carrier component 1c, with protein MIGIKDLYSVLTAVVPLYVTMFLAYGSVKWWNVFTPEQCAGINRFVAIFAVPLLSFEFVSRINPYKMDLLFLAADGVSKVLILFALLCWANFTKTGGLDWSITVFSLSTLPNTLVMGIPLLKSMYGDDKEYLMIQVVVLQCIIWYTLLLFLFEYRETRTEVLSKFKESSVSSKNCCSEDEVIDVIATISSNQQQQQQQTAQNANKIAPDQSQRFRPMVAASMEGEGKELHLFIWRCGCCISTDGASTTCEKQSVQAGQREESSSTAKVVESVKQEDVENASIPSSFSSSMLLKILRKVWLKLVRNPNSYSSLLGLSWALVSCRWDIKKPQIMENSVTILSSAGLGMAMFSLGLFMALQPRIIACGKKLALYGMVARFIAGPAVMAIASIAVGLKGTTLKLSIVQAALPQGIVPFVFSREYNLHPDVLSTAVIFGMIVSLPITIVYYILLGI; from the exons ATGATTGGCATCAAGGATCTGTACAGTGTTCTGACTGCAGTTGTTCCTCTTTATGTCACCATGTTCTTGGCTTATGGTTCAGTGAAATGGTGGAACGTATTCACCCCGGAACAATGTGCCGGCATCAACAGATTCGTCGCCATCTTCGCCGTTCCGCTCCTCTCCTTCGAGTTCGTTTCGAGGATAAATCCTTACAAAATGGACCTCCTTTTCCTTGCCGCTGATGGAGTCTCAAAAGTCCTGATATTGTTTGCTTTGCTTTGTTGGGCCAATTTCACAAAGACAGGCGGCCTGGACTGGTCTATCACAGTTTTCTCACTTTCCACTCTCCCAAACACTCTTGTCATGGGGATTCCCCTACTGAAATCCATGTATGGGGATGACAAGGAATACCTAATGATTCAAGTTGTGGTGCTGCAATGCATAATCTGGTATACCCTATTACTGTTTTTGTTTGAATATAGAGAAACAAGAACTGAAGTCTTGAGCAAGTTCAAGGAAAGTAGTGTTAGTTCTAAGAACTGTTGCAGTGAAGATGAAGTCATTGATGTTATTGCCACAATATCATCTAaccagcagcagcagcagcagcagacGGCTCAAAATGCAAACAAGATTGCACCGGATCAATCTCAGCGATTCAGGCCTATGGTAGCAGCATCGATGGAGGGAGAGGGTAAAGAGCTCCATTTATTCATTTGGAGATGTGGATGTTGCATTTCAACTG ATGGGGCAAGTACTACCTGTGAGAAGCAGTCAGTGCAAGCTGGTCAAAGAGAAGAAAGCAGTAGTACTGCAAAGGTGGTTGAGAGTGTAAAGCAAGAGGATGTCGAAAATGCTAGCAttccctcttctttttcttcatcaatGCTCCTCAAAATATTGAGAAAAGTCTGGCTCAAGCTTGTGAGGAACCCTAACTCTTACTCAAGTTTGCTGGGTCTAAGCTGGGCTCTAGTCTCTTGCAG ATGGGACATAAAGAAGCCCCAAATAATGGAAAATTCAGTCACGATATTGTCAAGTGCAGGTCTTGGGATGGCAATGTTTAGCCTTG GATTATTCATGGCTTTGCAACCAAGGATCATTGCCTGTGGAAAGAAGCTGGCTTTATATGGGATGGTAGCTAGGTTTATAGCAGGACCGGCAGTAATGGCGATAGCATCCATCGCAGTTGGCCTCAAAGGCACTACCTTAAAGTTGTCTATTGTACAAGCAGCATTGCCTCAAGGAATTGTCCCTTTCGTTTTTTCTAGGGAGTATAATCTGCATCCTGATGTATTGAGCACTGC GGTGATATTTGGAATGATAGTTTCTCTGCCCATAACAATAGTATATTACATTTTGTTGGGTATTTGA